A region of Zeugodacus cucurbitae isolate PBARC_wt_2022May chromosome 5, idZeuCucr1.2, whole genome shotgun sequence DNA encodes the following proteins:
- the LOC128921966 gene encoding uncharacterized protein LOC128921966 → MKQDKEDWRNLYATQHIASSGTQWKFITPAAPHHGGLWEAAVRSAKKHLYRTIGRQILRFNQLSTLLVRIEACLNSRPLVPLHDDPSGSFALTPGDFLIGRPINSRPEPPVADIPENRILYSQQLQKMFEHFWKRWNREYLSSLQARRKWERRRENLQQGDIVLIQNENLPPTHWRIGRITEVHPGDDGLVRIVSVEYNSDKRTPEGLFLKHHCQRPVQKICRLIDPNPQVLNPDGSAGEEC, encoded by the coding sequence ATGAAACAAGACAAAGAAGATTGGAGAAATTTATATGCAACTCAGCATATAGCATCTTCCGGCACACAATGGAAATTCATAACACCAGCCGCTCCCCATCATGGAGGCCTTTGGGAAGCAGCTGTACGTTCCGCAAAGAAGCATCTCTATCGCACAATTGGCCGTCAAATTTTACGCTTCAATCAACTGAGTACTTTACTCGTCAGGATTGAAGCCTGTTTAAACTCCCGGCCACTAGTTCCCCTTCACGACGATCCAAGTGGTAGCTTCGCACTCACACCTGGCGACTTTCTCATTGGTCGACCGATCAATTCCAGACCAGAGCCGCCTGTTGCAGATATTCCAGAAAATCGTATTTTGTATTCACAACAATTGCAGAAAATGTTCGAGCACTTTTGGAAGCGTTGGAACCGCGAATATTTATCTAGCCTACAAGCTCGTCGGAAATGGGAACGACGACGTGAGAATCTACAGCAGGGAGATATCGTTTTAATTCAAAATGAGAATTTACCCCCCACCCATTGGCGCATAGGACGCATAACAGAAGTACACCCAGGAGATGACGGATTGGTACGAATAGTATCTGTAGAATACAACAGTGACAAGCGTACACCTGAAGGACTTTTTCTAAAACACCACTGCCAACGACCAGTGCAGAAGATTTGTCGCCTTATCGATCCAAATCCACAAGTTCTGAACCCTGACGGTTCAGCCGGGGAGGAATGTTAA